Below is a window of Candidatus Neomarinimicrobiota bacterium DNA.
ATGAATCACTTCCGGGATGGGGAAACCTTCCTGAAAAGATTTGGAATAAAGGCTACGACGCCATGCCCCAAACTTTAAAAGACTATATTTTATTTATTGAACGTCAAGTGGATTGCCCTGTGAAAATTGTATCGGTGGGGCCCCAACGCCACGAGACTATCATACGATAGTTGCCGCAGAGATGCAAAGACCACAAAGAAATGACTAAAGAAGAAATCAATAAACTTTCTGAAAGTGTCATTGGCTGTGCGATTGAAGTCCATCGGCGACTTGGTCCCGGTCTTTTGGAAAGCGTCTATGAGAAAGCTCTTTGCATTGAACTTAAACGGGAAGATATCGCATTCGAAAAACAAAAAACATTACATGTAACTTATCGCGGAGAACCGGTTGGGGATTTCAGGGTTGATGTTTTAGTTGATGAATCAATCGTTTTGGAGTTAAAAAGCGTAGAAAGACATGATCCGGTCTTTGAAGCTCAAATTTTATCTTACTTAAAATTGGGTGATTATCGTTTAGGCTTATTAATAAATTTCAATTCAACATTATTAAAAAACGGGATTAAACGCTTTGTTAATAATCTATAGATTGCCAAGGAGAA
It encodes the following:
- a CDS encoding GxxExxY protein, translated to MTKEEINKLSESVIGCAIEVHRRLGPGLLESVYEKALCIELKREDIAFEKQKTLHVTYRGEPVGDFRVDVLVDESIVLELKSVERHDPVFEAQILSYLKLGDYRLGLLINFNSTLLKNGIKRFVNNL